In the genome of Photobacterium sp. TY1-4, one region contains:
- the mreC gene encoding rod shape-determining protein MreC, translating to MKPIFGRGPSLQLRLFLAVLLSVSLMLADSRLDAFANVRYLLNSAIAPLQYAANLPRELLEGMSGQLSSHQRLLAENKALKRDLLVKQSDILLLDQLQQENQRLRDLLGSPFVRDEKKLIAEVMAVDSDPYSYQVMIDKGRVDGVYEGQPVINEKGVVGQVSYVGAHNSRVLLLIDATHALPVQVVRNDIRVIASGSGHIDQVQLEHVPSSTDIEVGDLLVTSGLGGRYPEGYPVGHVTEFSFDNKRPFAQIKAKPTVQFDRLRYLLLVWPTPRETLIVGDQ from the coding sequence ATGAAACCTATATTTGGCAGAGGTCCATCCCTGCAACTACGCCTGTTTCTTGCCGTCTTACTGTCAGTCAGCCTGATGCTGGCTGACAGTCGCCTGGATGCCTTCGCCAATGTCCGTTATCTGCTGAACTCCGCAATCGCCCCGCTGCAATACGCGGCAAACCTGCCCCGCGAATTGCTGGAAGGGATGTCGGGACAACTCAGTTCCCATCAACGTTTGTTGGCTGAAAACAAAGCACTGAAGCGCGATTTACTGGTGAAGCAGAGCGACATCCTGTTACTGGATCAGTTGCAGCAGGAAAACCAGCGTTTACGGGATCTGCTGGGCTCGCCGTTTGTCCGTGATGAGAAAAAACTGATTGCGGAAGTGATGGCGGTCGACTCCGATCCGTACAGCTACCAGGTGATGATCGACAAGGGACGGGTTGACGGCGTTTACGAAGGCCAGCCGGTGATCAATGAGAAAGGGGTCGTCGGCCAGGTCTCATACGTCGGGGCCCATAACAGCCGGGTGCTGCTGTTGATCGACGCCACCCATGCCCTGCCGGTTCAGGTGGTGCGCAATGATATTCGGGTGATAGCGTCGGGCAGCGGTCATATCGATCAGGTCCAGCTGGAGCATGTGCCGAGCAGTACCGACATTGAAGTCGGGGATTTGCTGGTCACGTCCGGCTTGGGCGGGCGTTATCCGGAAGGTTATCCGGTCGGCCATGTGACTGAATTTTCGTTTGATAACAAACGACCTTTTGCTCAAATCAAGGCCAAGCCAACCGTGCAGTTTGACCGCTTGCGTTATTTATTGCTGGTGTGGCCGACACCGCGGGAAACTCTCATCGTAGGAGATCAATAG
- the mreD gene encoding rod shape-determining protein MreD: MATSRPNGRLLIWLSFIVALILQAAPWPGELELFRPSWVLLVAFYWVLALPHRVNVGTALVLGLLWDLMLGSTLGVRGLMMSLLCYIVALNFQLIRNLSLWQQAILVAFLTLAGKLIEFWAEYLVSVVAFEPERLWAVLLNCLLWPWLFLLLRRMRRKLSIR, from the coding sequence GTGGCAACAAGTCGACCGAATGGCCGCTTGCTGATCTGGCTTTCGTTTATTGTGGCGCTGATTTTACAGGCCGCCCCCTGGCCGGGGGAATTGGAGTTATTTCGCCCGTCCTGGGTATTGCTGGTCGCTTTCTACTGGGTGTTGGCCCTGCCGCACCGGGTCAATGTGGGCACTGCCTTGGTACTGGGGCTGCTGTGGGATTTGATGCTGGGCTCGACCCTCGGGGTGCGTGGCCTGATGATGTCGCTGCTCTGCTACATCGTCGCCCTGAATTTCCAGTTGATCCGCAATCTGTCATTGTGGCAGCAAGCCATTCTGGTGGCGTTCCTGACGCTGGCCGGTAAACTGATCGAGTTCTGGGCCGAATATCTGGTTTCCGTCGTCGCGTTCGAGCCGGAGCGTCTGTGGGCGGTCCTCCTGAACTGCCTGCTGTGGCCCTGGCTGTTCTTGTTGTTGCGGCGAATGCGACGCAAGCTCTCAATTCGTTAA
- a CDS encoding Maf family protein — MSALQLYLASGSPRRKELLAQLGYRFERVAVDVAECHQPGESPSQYVQRLSQDKAQAGVAATDGQTPVLGSDTIVVVDDEILEKPKDFADAQRMLRLLSGREHQVMTAVTLATAARQDTRLVITNVWFKPLTEQEIEAYWHSGEPQDKAGSYGIQGIGGKFIERIDGSYYAVVGLPLMETDIMVQDFLSLSI, encoded by the coding sequence ATGTCTGCATTACAACTGTATCTGGCTTCGGGCTCCCCGCGTCGTAAAGAACTTCTGGCACAACTGGGTTACCGTTTCGAGCGGGTGGCCGTCGATGTGGCAGAGTGCCACCAGCCCGGGGAGAGCCCATCCCAGTACGTTCAGCGCCTGTCGCAGGACAAAGCGCAGGCCGGTGTGGCAGCCACTGACGGCCAGACGCCGGTGCTGGGGTCGGATACGATTGTCGTTGTCGATGATGAGATTTTGGAAAAGCCGAAAGACTTTGCCGATGCCCAGCGGATGCTGCGGCTGCTTTCCGGCCGGGAGCACCAGGTGATGACAGCCGTAACCCTGGCGACGGCAGCTCGCCAGGACACCCGTCTGGTGATCACCAATGTGTGGTTTAAGCCGCTGACAGAACAAGAAATAGAAGCCTACTGGCACAGCGGAGAGCCGCAGGATAAAGCCGGCAGCTACGGGATCCAGGGGATCGGTGGCAAATTTATTGAGCGTATCGATGGCAGTTATTACGCTGTGGTGGGGTTACCCTTAATGGAGACCGACATCATGGTTCAAGACTTTTTAAGTTTATCAATTTAG
- the rng gene encoding ribonuclease G yields MSTELLINITPSETRVAMIEGGSLQEIHIERESKRGIVGNIYKGRVSRVLPGMQAAFVDIGLEKAAFLHASDIVPHTECVAENEKQQFQVRDISELVRQGQDLVVQVVKDPLGTKGARLTTDVTLPSRYLVFMPGASHVGVSQRIESESERERLKKIVGEYCDDLGGFIIRTAAEGATAEEMSQDAAFLKHLWRKVLERRAKHKPKSMLYGELGLAQRILRDFVGTELDAILVDSRMGYEKLKEFTDEFVPELSDKLDYYAGEQPIFDLYDTESEIQRSLERKVELKSGGYLIIDQTEAMTTIDINTGAFVGRRNLEETIFNTNIEATKAIARQLRLRNLGGIIIIDFIDMAVDDHRRRVLLALEQALSYDRVKTNINGFTQLGLVEMTRKRTRESIEHVLCGTCPTCEGRGTVKTVESVCYEILREITRVNRAYDADRFVVYVSPAVAEALAGDEYHALAELEVFIGKQVKIKAEPLYIQEQFDVVMM; encoded by the coding sequence ATGAGCACAGAGCTGCTGATTAACATAACGCCGAGCGAAACACGTGTGGCGATGATTGAAGGAGGGAGCCTTCAGGAAATACACATCGAGCGAGAATCCAAACGCGGGATTGTCGGTAATATCTACAAGGGCCGCGTGAGCCGGGTGCTGCCGGGGATGCAGGCGGCATTTGTCGATATCGGGCTGGAAAAAGCTGCGTTTCTGCACGCGTCCGATATCGTGCCGCATACGGAGTGCGTGGCCGAAAATGAAAAACAGCAGTTTCAGGTCCGGGATATTTCCGAGCTGGTGCGCCAGGGCCAGGACCTGGTGGTGCAGGTGGTCAAAGATCCGCTGGGCACCAAAGGCGCTCGCCTGACCACTGATGTCACTCTGCCATCGCGTTATCTGGTGTTCATGCCCGGTGCCAGCCATGTCGGCGTGTCTCAGCGCATTGAAAGCGAGAGTGAGCGTGAACGGCTGAAAAAGATTGTCGGTGAGTATTGCGACGATCTCGGGGGCTTTATTATCCGGACCGCTGCCGAAGGGGCGACGGCCGAAGAGATGTCGCAGGATGCGGCGTTTCTCAAACACTTGTGGCGTAAGGTGCTCGAGCGTCGGGCCAAACATAAGCCCAAATCGATGCTCTACGGTGAGCTGGGGCTGGCCCAGCGGATCCTGCGCGACTTTGTCGGTACCGAGCTGGACGCCATTCTGGTTGACTCGCGCATGGGCTATGAAAAGCTCAAGGAATTTACCGACGAGTTTGTCCCGGAGCTGAGCGATAAGCTGGACTATTATGCCGGTGAGCAACCGATCTTTGATCTCTATGATACCGAGAGCGAGATCCAACGCTCGCTGGAGCGCAAGGTCGAGTTGAAATCGGGCGGCTATCTGATCATCGATCAGACCGAGGCCATGACCACGATTGACATCAATACCGGCGCGTTTGTCGGTCGCCGTAACCTGGAAGAGACCATCTTCAATACCAATATTGAAGCGACCAAGGCGATTGCCCGCCAGCTGCGGCTACGCAATCTGGGCGGCATTATCATTATCGACTTTATCGACATGGCGGTGGACGATCACCGGCGTCGGGTTCTGCTCGCGCTGGAGCAGGCGCTGTCCTATGATCGGGTGAAAACCAACATCAACGGCTTCACCCAGCTCGGGCTGGTGGAAATGACCCGCAAGCGGACCCGTGAGAGCATCGAACATGTGCTGTGCGGCACCTGCCCGACCTGTGAAGGTCGCGGGACGGTGAAAACCGTGGAAAGCGTCTGCTATGAAATCCTGCGGGAAATCACCCGGGTCAACCGCGCCTACGATGCGGATCGCTTTGTGGTGTACGTCTCCCCGGCCGTGGCCGAAGCCCTGGCTGGTGATGAGTACCATGCCCTGGCTGAGCTGGAAGTCTTTATCGGCAAACAGGTCAAGATCAAGGCGGAGCCATTGTATATCCAGGAACAATTTGACGTCGTCATGATGTAA
- a CDS encoding YhdP family protein gives MTTVPVRLARGVMWLALMILVLAALAISGLRFFLPQLNDYREPIRQWASQEAEVRLEISHVEGHWRNRGPSLVLQGVEIAQADKLASIIHIGDVEMQLDLLGSVLAWRPVFTDVRISQLSLDLTRLPDELLPLRSEPASAAGADQDSAALIARLETLFFVQLGKFSLKDSHVTLNSPAGKPLRVDINELKWDATGAQHRAEGVISVADTHFSQLQVIANLSANRSLPEMSGSIYLQARNLSMTPWLDQQLGNAEVTGSNLNTAVWLNLKDGKLADSRLRLDNSTLRWRRDGQSHEFRIHHGLLALKPQQTEHGELRWRIDSEPIRLQTDTQLWPAFTLAGQWQPSDWQLAISRLPLAPLLPFTGFLPPESQAAAALDALQPSGQLQDIRLAGVQDQAPRFSARLHQLGLKQWSLFPEVHKLDAVVSGSLSGGKAVLLLQDDTLPYGDVFQAPLPIDRGEVTAYWQVGEDGWRLWSDQVSVATPDVRADGQFRLDFPADAPAWLSFYGEAAVRHAGEAWRYLPTLALGRELTDYLSAAIRGGTTDQAQLLWYGELADFPYPRHEGIFQVKVPLTQGRFSFDTHWPELTDLALDLRFENDQMFIAASQAKTLGATASRVRGAADLAPDGHLKLTLDVAAEGAAIRDYMLATPLVDTVGAALTTVQVSGPVTSRFHLDIPFDGSEVRAQGQAELADNTIVMETPPLQLDQVSGTLNFDNDQVRADAIRGQLLAQPVSVSFTGQQADAGYRVGVQVNGDWSVAALQQQIRDPLLARVEGLSRWQADVGVDLHDTGFNYQVKVKADLNDVHSELPYPLTLVRGNQQSATLTARGNAERLEATLRMPEAAYRARIGLGSPLVITASQLAVGDGKLRALQPGKHRVDLAGRSLDGDRWIALSEEIAEREGEGESGMPVIPLPTEVNAQLKKLKLATLNWHDIDLAVRKQPGQWHFLLDSREMSGEGIWPHGKPLQLALDQLHLNLPQLDEQGASTPAPYVPQQQVPMATDFDRALMANLPEVDLQLADAWLQGYRLGEVSGKLRRDGTTLALQNFQVASGSTLLSLDGHWTLEDNQNETHIAFDIEGENSSELMGRLGISGGIQGAEFSSYASIQWRGAPWSMHRETLNGELKTETGKGVISEVGGAGRILGLFSIDSLIRKMQLDFSGVFDDGLAFNYIRGSGTLENGRFESSDIKMQALAGDMYITGSANLVSETVDAKVQFYPDFTSGIPVLTAFAVAPQTAILVFAISTALSPVLDVFTQINYEVKGPIEAPVVTEKSRFTGEYTVPEEFRE, from the coding sequence GTGACAACGGTTCCGGTTCGCCTGGCACGAGGCGTGATGTGGCTGGCCCTGATGATCCTGGTGCTGGCTGCACTGGCCATCAGTGGCTTGCGTTTTTTTCTGCCTCAGTTGAATGACTACCGCGAACCGATCCGCCAGTGGGCCTCGCAGGAGGCTGAGGTCCGTCTGGAAATCAGCCACGTCGAGGGGCACTGGCGCAACCGCGGTCCGTCGCTGGTGCTGCAGGGGGTTGAAATTGCTCAGGCGGATAAACTGGCGTCCATCATCCATATCGGGGATGTGGAAATGCAGCTCGACCTGCTGGGCTCCGTCCTGGCATGGCGGCCGGTGTTCACCGATGTCCGGATCAGCCAGCTCAGCCTCGACCTGACTCGCCTGCCGGACGAACTGTTGCCCTTGCGCAGCGAACCGGCGTCCGCTGCCGGTGCGGATCAGGATTCCGCTGCATTGATTGCCCGGCTAGAAACCCTGTTTTTTGTCCAGTTGGGTAAATTCTCCCTCAAAGACTCCCATGTCACCTTGAACTCGCCGGCCGGTAAGCCGCTGCGGGTTGATATCAATGAATTGAAGTGGGATGCCACCGGCGCCCAGCACCGGGCAGAAGGGGTGATCAGCGTAGCGGACACTCACTTCAGCCAACTGCAGGTGATTGCCAACTTATCGGCCAACCGCTCCCTGCCGGAGATGTCCGGCAGCATCTATCTTCAGGCACGCAACCTATCAATGACACCGTGGCTGGATCAGCAGCTCGGCAATGCCGAGGTCACCGGCAGCAACCTCAATACCGCGGTGTGGTTGAATTTAAAAGACGGCAAGCTGGCTGACAGCCGGCTGCGCCTGGATAACAGCACCCTGCGCTGGCGGCGTGACGGCCAGTCTCATGAATTTCGCATTCACCACGGGCTGTTGGCACTCAAGCCGCAGCAAACCGAGCACGGTGAGCTGCGCTGGCGCATCGACAGTGAACCAATTCGCTTGCAGACTGACACCCAGCTGTGGCCGGCATTTACCCTGGCCGGGCAGTGGCAGCCGTCGGACTGGCAGCTGGCCATCAGCCGCTTGCCGCTTGCGCCTCTGCTGCCGTTTACCGGTTTTCTTCCCCCTGAGAGTCAGGCCGCCGCTGCATTGGATGCGCTACAGCCCAGTGGCCAGTTACAGGATATCCGCCTGGCTGGCGTTCAGGATCAAGCCCCGCGCTTTTCGGCCCGGTTACATCAGCTCGGGCTGAAACAATGGTCGCTGTTTCCGGAAGTGCACAAGCTGGATGCCGTGGTGTCCGGCAGCCTGAGCGGGGGCAAAGCCGTGCTGTTGCTGCAAGACGATACGCTGCCGTACGGCGATGTCTTCCAGGCCCCGCTGCCGATAGATCGCGGCGAAGTGACGGCTTACTGGCAAGTGGGCGAGGACGGGTGGCGCTTGTGGAGTGATCAGGTGTCGGTTGCCACGCCGGATGTTCGTGCCGATGGCCAGTTCCGGCTCGATTTTCCGGCCGATGCGCCCGCCTGGCTGTCTTTTTACGGGGAAGCGGCCGTCCGCCATGCCGGTGAAGCCTGGCGATACCTGCCGACTTTGGCGCTGGGGCGCGAGCTGACCGATTACCTGTCGGCGGCGATCCGCGGCGGGACCACCGATCAGGCCCAGCTGCTGTGGTATGGCGAGCTGGCGGACTTTCCGTATCCGCGCCACGAAGGGATCTTCCAGGTGAAGGTGCCGTTGACGCAGGGGCGGTTCAGCTTTGATACCCATTGGCCGGAGCTGACGGATCTGGCGTTGGATCTGAGGTTTGAAAATGATCAGATGTTCATTGCGGCCAGCCAGGCGAAAACCCTGGGGGCCACAGCCTCGCGGGTACGCGGTGCTGCCGATTTAGCCCCGGACGGCCATTTAAAGCTGACGCTGGATGTGGCGGCCGAGGGAGCAGCGATCCGGGATTACATGCTGGCGACCCCCCTGGTGGACACCGTCGGGGCAGCACTGACCACGGTGCAGGTCAGCGGGCCGGTAACGTCGCGTTTTCATTTGGATATTCCGTTTGACGGCAGCGAGGTGCGGGCCCAGGGACAGGCTGAGCTGGCGGACAATACCATCGTCATGGAAACACCGCCGCTGCAGCTGGATCAGGTCAGCGGCACCCTGAACTTCGACAACGATCAGGTCCGGGCCGATGCGATCCGCGGCCAATTGCTGGCGCAGCCGGTGTCGGTCAGTTTTACCGGTCAGCAGGCGGATGCCGGGTACCGGGTTGGGGTCCAGGTGAACGGTGACTGGTCGGTGGCGGCGTTGCAACAGCAGATCCGTGATCCGCTGCTGGCCCGGGTTGAAGGGCTGAGCCGCTGGCAGGCGGATGTCGGGGTCGATTTGCATGACACCGGGTTTAATTACCAGGTGAAGGTCAAAGCTGATTTGAATGATGTGCACAGCGAACTGCCTTACCCGCTGACGCTGGTGCGTGGTAACCAGCAGTCGGCTACGCTGACGGCGCGGGGCAATGCGGAGCGCCTGGAGGCGACGTTGCGGATGCCGGAGGCGGCATACCGTGCCCGGATTGGCCTGGGCAGCCCGCTGGTGATCACCGCCAGTCAGCTGGCTGTGGGTGACGGTAAGCTGCGGGCGTTGCAGCCGGGCAAGCACCGGGTGGATCTGGCGGGCCGATCGCTGGACGGCGATCGCTGGATCGCGCTGAGTGAAGAGATTGCTGAGCGGGAAGGCGAAGGGGAGTCCGGGATGCCGGTAATCCCGTTGCCGACCGAGGTCAACGCCCAGCTCAAAAAGCTCAAACTGGCAACCCTCAACTGGCATGATATCGACCTGGCCGTACGTAAGCAGCCGGGGCAATGGCACTTTTTGCTCGACAGCCGCGAGATGAGCGGCGAAGGGATCTGGCCGCACGGTAAGCCGTTGCAGCTGGCACTGGATCAATTGCATCTCAACCTGCCGCAGCTGGATGAACAAGGGGCGTCCACGCCGGCACCGTATGTGCCGCAGCAACAAGTGCCGATGGCGACAGATTTTGACCGCGCCCTGATGGCCAATTTGCCGGAAGTCGATCTGCAACTGGCAGATGCCTGGCTGCAGGGTTACCGGCTGGGCGAAGTGTCGGGCAAGCTGCGCCGGGACGGAACCACGCTGGCTTTGCAGAATTTCCAGGTCGCTTCCGGCTCGACCTTGCTGAGCCTTGATGGTCACTGGACCCTGGAGGATAACCAGAATGAAACTCATATTGCCTTTGATATCGAAGGGGAAAACAGCTCGGAGCTGATGGGTCGACTGGGGATTTCCGGCGGGATCCAGGGGGCAGAATTTAGCAGTTACGCGTCCATTCAGTGGCGGGGCGCGCCCTGGTCGATGCACCGCGAGACCCTCAATGGCGAGTTGAAAACCGAAACCGGAAAAGGGGTGATCAGTGAAGTCGGCGGGGCCGGCCGGATCCTTGGCTTGTTCAGTATCGATTCGCTGATTCGGAAAATGCAGCTCGATTTCTCCGGCGTCTTTGATGATGGCCTGGCGTTTAACTACATTCGGGGCTCGGGCACGCTGGAAAATGGCCGGTTTGAAAGCAGCGATATCAAGATGCAGGCGCTGGCCGGGGACATGTATATTACCGGAAGTGCTAATCTTGTAAGTGAAACCGTGGATGCGAAAGTGCAGTTCTACCCGGACTTTACCTCGGGGATCCCGGTTCTGACAGCCTTTGCCGTCGCACCGCAGACCGCGATACTGGTGTTCGCGATTTCAACGGCCTTGTCGCCGGTATTGGATGTATTTACCCAGATTAACTATGAAGTGAAGGGGCCGATTGAGGCACCGGTGGTGACGGAGAAATCTCGCTTTACCGGTGAATATACCGTGCCTGAAGAGTTCAGGGAGTAA
- a CDS encoding carbon-nitrogen hydrolase family protein, whose protein sequence is MTKVGVVQMNSGADPALNLRQLKKKLKGLQLQGAQLVVTPENCLVFGTRADYQRYAEPLGAGPLQAELSALSKQLGIWLLMGSMPIRQADGSVTTTALLFDSDGQCRAHYDKLHMFDVDVADAHQSYRESDTFRPGHDIQVVPTPFGNIGLSICYDVRFPQLYAALRAQGADIIVVPAAFTKVTGKAHWDILLRARAVETQCWIVAAAQWGEHHDGRETWGHSMVIDPWGQVVACQQQGTGVLTADLDLNLSQTIRTNMPLMQHARFGVHQRGINEEQIE, encoded by the coding sequence ATGACAAAAGTGGGTGTGGTACAAATGAATTCCGGGGCCGACCCGGCACTGAATTTGAGACAGCTGAAGAAAAAACTCAAAGGGCTACAACTCCAGGGGGCCCAGCTGGTGGTGACGCCGGAAAACTGTCTGGTGTTCGGGACCCGGGCTGATTATCAGCGTTATGCCGAGCCGTTGGGCGCGGGACCGTTGCAGGCAGAGCTCTCGGCCCTGAGCAAACAACTGGGGATCTGGTTGCTGATGGGCTCGATGCCGATCCGCCAGGCCGATGGGTCGGTGACAACGACTGCATTGCTGTTTGACAGCGACGGCCAGTGCCGGGCCCATTATGACAAACTGCATATGTTTGACGTCGATGTGGCCGATGCGCACCAGAGCTACCGGGAATCGGACACGTTCCGTCCCGGCCATGACATTCAGGTGGTGCCAACACCCTTTGGCAATATTGGTCTGTCAATCTGTTATGATGTGCGCTTTCCGCAGCTGTATGCTGCGTTGAGGGCACAAGGGGCTGACATCATTGTCGTGCCTGCCGCTTTTACCAAAGTGACCGGCAAAGCGCACTGGGACATCTTATTACGGGCCCGGGCCGTCGAAACCCAGTGCTGGATTGTCGCTGCCGCGCAATGGGGTGAACATCACGATGGACGGGAAACCTGGGGGCACTCGATGGTGATCGATCCCTGGGGACAAGTGGTTGCCTGCCAGCAGCAGGGAACCGGCGTACTGACGGCCGATCTGGACCTGAATCTGAGCCAGACGATCCGAACAAACATGCCGCTGATGCAACATGCCCGTTTCGGGGTGCATCAGCGCGGTATCAATGAAGAGCAAATTGAATGA
- the tldD gene encoding metalloprotease TldD — protein MTLETVENTMLAQSGLGREELSKTLGLIAARDVDYADIYFQSCWHESLVLEDSIIKDGSFNIDRGVGVRAVAGEKTGFAYSDQINTLALTQSAKAARGIVRSGRQGKVQAFAPTMAGGVYAPVNPLESLDKHQKIALLEEIDRYIRTKEPRVKEVSVSINGVYEQVLVAALDGTYAADIRPLVRLSISVLVEKDGRREHGSAGGGGRYGYEYFQGEENGKPIALIYADEALRQALVNLEAGDAPAGTMPVVLGAGWPGVLLHEAVGHGLEGDFNRKGSSMFSGQMGQQVTSPLCTIVDDGTLADRRGSLNIDDEGVPGQYNVLVEGGKLKGYMQDKLNARLMGVAPTGNGRRESYAHLPMPRMTNTYMLPGQHTPEEIIASVKQGIYAPNFGGGQVDITSGKFVFSASEAYLIENGKVTRPIKGATLIGSGIEAMQQVSMVGNDLDIDRGVGVCGKAGQSVPVGVGQPTLKIDSMTVGGTQ, from the coding sequence ATGACGCTGGAAACCGTAGAAAATACCATGCTGGCCCAGTCCGGGCTGGGGCGTGAAGAGTTAAGCAAAACCCTGGGGCTGATTGCCGCCCGGGATGTCGACTATGCCGATATTTATTTCCAGTCCTGCTGGCATGAATCGCTGGTACTGGAAGACAGTATCATCAAAGACGGCTCATTTAACATCGACCGCGGGGTCGGGGTCCGGGCGGTGGCGGGGGAGAAAACCGGCTTTGCCTACTCGGATCAGATCAATACCCTGGCCCTGACCCAGAGTGCCAAGGCGGCCCGCGGAATTGTGCGCAGTGGTCGTCAGGGCAAGGTGCAGGCCTTTGCCCCGACCATGGCGGGTGGCGTGTATGCGCCGGTGAATCCGCTGGAGAGTCTGGACAAGCATCAGAAGATCGCCTTGCTGGAAGAGATTGACCGCTACATTCGCACCAAAGAGCCGCGGGTCAAAGAAGTCTCGGTCAGCATTAACGGGGTCTATGAGCAGGTGTTGGTCGCAGCTCTGGACGGGACCTATGCCGCCGACATCCGTCCGCTGGTGCGCCTGTCGATTAGTGTGCTGGTGGAAAAAGACGGTCGTCGCGAGCACGGCAGCGCCGGGGGCGGTGGCCGCTACGGCTACGAGTATTTTCAGGGAGAAGAAAACGGCAAGCCCATTGCGCTGATTTATGCCGATGAAGCCCTGCGTCAGGCGCTGGTGAACCTGGAAGCGGGTGATGCACCGGCCGGAACCATGCCGGTGGTCCTTGGTGCGGGTTGGCCGGGCGTGTTGCTGCACGAGGCCGTTGGTCATGGTCTGGAAGGGGATTTCAACCGCAAGGGCTCGTCGATGTTTTCCGGTCAAATGGGACAGCAGGTGACTTCGCCGCTGTGTACCATCGTCGATGACGGCACGCTGGCGGATCGCCGGGGCTCACTGAATATTGATGATGAAGGGGTGCCGGGCCAGTATAACGTCCTGGTTGAGGGCGGGAAGCTCAAAGGCTATATGCAGGACAAACTCAATGCGCGTCTGATGGGCGTGGCGCCGACCGGCAATGGTCGCCGCGAGTCCTACGCGCACCTGCCGATGCCGCGCATGACCAATACGTATATGCTGCCGGGCCAGCATACGCCGGAAGAGATCATTGCCAGCGTCAAGCAGGGGATTTATGCCCCGAACTTCGGCGGTGGTCAGGTCGATATTACGTCGGGCAAGTTTGTCTTCTCGGCCTCGGAAGCTTACCTGATCGAAAATGGCAAAGTGACGCGTCCGATCAAGGGCGCGACCCTGATTGGCAGCGGTATCGAAGCGATGCAGCAGGTGTCGATGGTCGGTAATGATCTCGATATTGATCGCGGGGTCGGGGTGTGTGGCAAAGCCGGACAGAGCGTGCCGGTCGGGGTTGGTCAGCCAACGCTAAAAATTGATTCGATGACGGTAGGCGGCACGCAGTGA
- the yjgA gene encoding ribosome biogenesis factor YjgA, whose product MSRKNQKAPWEEEEEIIWVSKSEMKRDMEALQKIGEELVALKPNALAKIPLDDALRDAIKDAQRFKNEARRRQLQLIGKMMRQIEIEPIQVALDKLRNKHSQTTAQLHKLEQKRDALIDNGDSMINEIMAEHPHADRQRLRQLVRQASKEKTLNKPAKAYREIFQYLKELYLKD is encoded by the coding sequence ATGAGCCGTAAAAACCAAAAAGCCCCTTGGGAAGAGGAAGAAGAGATCATCTGGGTCAGCAAGTCCGAGATGAAGCGCGATATGGAAGCGCTGCAGAAAATTGGCGAAGAGCTGGTCGCTCTCAAACCCAATGCCCTGGCCAAAATCCCACTGGATGACGCGTTGCGGGACGCGATTAAAGACGCCCAACGCTTCAAGAACGAAGCGCGCCGTCGCCAGTTGCAGTTGATCGGCAAGATGATGCGCCAGATTGAAATCGAGCCGATCCAGGTAGCCCTGGACAAACTGCGCAACAAACACTCGCAGACCACAGCTCAGTTGCACAAACTGGAGCAAAAGCGCGATGCACTGATCGACAACGGCGACAGCATGATCAATGAGATCATGGCCGAGCATCCGCACGCGGATCGCCAGCGCCTGCGTCAGCTGGTTCGCCAGGCCAGCAAAGAAAAGACCCTGAACAAGCCGGCCAAAGCCTACCGTGAAATCTTCCAGTACCTCAAAGAGCTGTACCTGAAAGACTAA